The window ACCGGCGAGGGAGGTGCCGGCCGGGACGCCGCCGGGAACGCCGTCGGTCACGCCGCCGCCCGGCTGCCCGCCGCCGACGGCGCCCGGGACGAGCGTCCCGGTCGCGCCGCCGCCCGGTCCGGAGCTCGGCCGGTCGGGGGCCGCGACGGTGGCGCCGCCGGGCTTCCCGGCGAGGCTGGAGGTGGTCGGCGCGGCCGTCGGCGTGCTGGCGCCCGGGCCGCTGCGCGGGGGCGTCGAATCGCGGCTGGTCGTGCCCGGGGTGTCCGGATGCGGTGGCGGCGGCGGGACGAGCCGGCCGTACGCCGAGAGGTCGTAGCCGGCGGCCAGCTCGGCCACCACGTTGACCATGCGCTGGTGGGCCTTCTCCTGCTCGGCCTTGTCCTGCTGGTGCCCCAGCAGCCCGCCGACCACGATGCCCGGCACGCCGAACACGGCGCCCTTGGCCGCGCCGGAGAGCGCCTGGTCGTGGTCGTCGGTCTCGGCCGGACTCTCCGCCTGCGTGCGGGCGGTGCGCAGCTCGCCGGACATCAGGGTCAGGCCCCGGCTCACGTCCGCCATGCCCTCGCCGAGCTTGTCGGCGTAGTCGGTGACGAGCGTCAACCGCCGCTGGAACTCCTGCGAGGCCGAGCCCGTCCAGGTGTTGGCGAGCTTGTCGAGGTCGCCGCTGAGCTCGCGGGACAGCCCGTCGAGCATGCCCTTGAGCGCCGTCCACTGCGCGGCGACGCCGTCGATCTGGCCCGGCTGGCCGGCCATCACGGCGTCGTAGAGCTGCTGGTGGCTGACGTGCTGGTAGCGCTGGGTGTATTCAGACACGCGGATCCTCCTTCCGCTTCAACGCGTCGTCCACGCCGTTCAGCGCGGCGGCGATGTCGGCGGAGTTGGCCGCGTTGCGCTCCTCGGCGGTGCGGTAGTTGGCCAGGATCGTCGCGGTGGCGCTCTGCGCGGCCTTCACCGCCGCACGCAGCCGGTCGACCTGGTCCACGTAGGACTGGTGGATCTCGGAGTAGCGGCGGGAGTTCTCGGTGGCGTCGGCGAACGAGCCCAGCGCCGGGGGCCGGCACTGCATCTCGGTGCTCAGCTTCCGCAACGCCTTCTCCGCCTCGGTCAGCCGGTTGGCCAACTTCTGGTGGAAGTCTTCCAGGGACAGCAGGTCGACTGTCGTGCGCCCGGTCATGGCAGCATCCCCGTACGTCATCGTCGATAACCGTTGGCAGGGCTCAGGTTAGTCGACGGGTGCGACGCGGGCGACCCGCCACCGGCGTCGATCCGTCACGCGCGGGTCCGGCCCCGCTCGCGGGCTGACCTCAGCCGTCCGCTCCGGGGCTGGCGGACGAGCCGTCCGGCGAGGCCGGCGCGTCCGACGCCGGTTGCCCGGAGGGCGTCACCGGCGTACCGGACCGCTCCGGCCCGGGGCTGCCCGTCGGCTTCGCCGCGCCGGCCGACGGCTTCGCCGGGGCCGACGGCGCGGGGCCGGGCGCGAAGTGGGCGAGCGCGTCGTCCCGCGAGAGCGTCGGCCCCGTGGGCACGAGGGCCAGCAGCGACGCGGGTACGGCCAGCGGGGCGACCCCCTCGTAGCCCAGCGCCGACATGGCGCCGACGCCGAGCGGGTAGCGGACGCCCTGGGCGCTGATCAGGTGGACGGTGGCGCCGGGGGCGGCCGTGCCGCTCTCGCCGGACCCGGGCGTGGCCTGCACGAGCACGCCCTTGCCGCCGGGCAGCAGCACGCCCTCGGCGGTGCGCACGCCGTCGCGCGCGCTCTGCCGCACGGGCACCCCACCGGGCGCGGCCAGCTCCGCCGGCACCCGGTCGAAGACCTCCAGCGTGGTGGTGGGCGGCCCGCCGTCGGCGCCCGCCCGGTAGGTCGCGCAGACCGCCGTCCGGCCCGCGGTGACCGGGTGCAGCGCGGGCAGGGCCTGCGGCATCCCGGCCTCCTCCGCCCGCTGGTCGGTCAGCAGCTTGCCGGCCTGCGCCGGGGTGATGTCGGTGACCTGGCCGCCGTCGCGCAGCAGCAGCAGCGCGCTGATCTCGCCGATCGCGGAGAGACCCTCCCGGGTGAGCACGTAGTGCTGACCCGCCGCCCGGAAGACCTGACCGACCTTGGCCGGGCGCTCGGTCAGGGTGCTGGCCTCGTCCTCGCCGGCGATCGTCGGCTGCCGCATGACCGGCCCGGCCGGCACGGCGTTGAGCAGCTGCTGCCCCACGGGCAGGCGGGGCGCGTTGGCCATCCGCAGCGCGGCGAGCGCGGAGTCGCCGCCCGTCACCTGCAACCGCCGGTCGCCGGTGAGCAGGTGCCGCTGGCCGTCGGCCTCCACCAGCACGGCCCGGTCGCCGAGCGGCGCACCACCGGGCAGCGGGCGGTCGATCACCACCCGGGTGCCGGAGCGGCGGGGATCGGCCGGGTCCGGGACGTCGCAGACGGACCACGGCAGGCCCGTCAGGGACTTGCGGTCCGGCAGCGCGTCGGGGGCGCCGACGATGCCGACCGTACGACCCCGGGGCCGGTCCCGGATCGACGCCTGGGACATCGTGCGGACCTGCGGGGCCGGCTCGTTGATGATCAGTCGGGCCGAGGCGTAGTTGAGGGTGGGGTGCAGCTGCCCGTCGACGAAGACGTACGTCGCCCCGGTCTCCCGCTCGATCACCAGGGTGTTCGGCTCCAGCGGCGCCGTGTTGCCGGTGAACTGCCCGTACGCGCCGACGCCACCGAGCACCACGGCTGCGGCGATGACGCTGCCGAAGACCGCCATGCCGAGCCGCCGCATCGGCAGGTTGCTGGTCTCCGGGTCGCCCGACAGCAACGCCGAGACGATCCGGCGGGTGACGAAGCGGTACGCCTGCACCTGGTCGCGGCGGGTCCGCATGACTTACCTCCGGCGGGGGTGGGTCCGCGACGAGCAGGTCCGAGTCGGTGTCGCGGGCTTCCCTACGATAAGGGGCCGTCGACGGGTCACCGGGACCAGCGCCCGACCCGATCCGGCGGACGCTCCGCCGTCCAGAAAGGGACTGTCAGCGATGACGCAGGTTCAGGCGCCACCCGGTCGTCCGGCACCGCAGCCGTCCGGCGTCGCCCAGCGGCCGGTCGTCCCGGCCGACCGGCGCGGCCGTGGTCGGATCGGGCCCGTGGCCGTGGGGCAGCTCGTGGTGCTGGAACTCTGCGCCCTGGCCGTCTGGGCGGCGCTGGGCGGGCAGGTCTGGCTGGCCGCCACCGTCGGGGTGCTGTCGCTGGCGGTGGTGGGCGCGGTCTTCGCCCGCCGGGGTGGCCGCTGGTGGTACGAGGACCTGCTGCTGCGCCGGCGGCTGCGGCGGCGTCGGGAGGCGGCCAGGAGCGCCGTCGCGGCGGGCGGCGGGACCGATCCGAGGCTGGCACCCCTGGCCCCGGAGCTGACTGTGACCGAGCTCACGGACCGCGGCACCCGCCTCGGCATCGGGCAGGACGCGCAGGGCTGGTTCGCGGCGGTGGCGTTGCAGGGCCACGCCGGGGCGCCCGCCGGATCGGTCGACGCGTCGGTGTTGGACCGGGCGCTGCGCGTGCTCGCCGACTTCACCGGCCCGGTCACCCGCACCCAGGTCGTCTCGCACACCCTGGTCTGGTACCCGGCGCCGGGGGCGCCACCCGCGGCCCACCGGACGGTCTGGCTGGCGCTGCGGCTCTCCGTACGGGACGCCCGCGTCGAGACCGTCAGCCGGGGCGGCGGCATGCCAGGCGTGCACCGCACGCTCTCCGCCGGCGTCGGCCGGCTGGGCAAGGCGTTGACCGCCGCCGGGCTCGCCCACCGCCCCCTCAGCCGCGACGAGCTGCGCGCGGCGGTCGTCTCGGCGGCCGGGCTTGACCTGGCGCCGGCGCCGCCGGCGGAGACCTGGACGGGGCTGCGCGGCGGCGGCTGGACCCAGCGTTGCCTGGTCCTGCGGCCCCGGGCCGACGCGCCGTTCGGCCCGCTGGTGGACGCGGTGACGGCCACGTCCGCCCCCTCGCACACCCTGGCCGTCGTGGTGCAGCCGGGCGGGCGCGTCGCCCCGCCGATGCTCCGGGTGGCGGCGCTCGACGACCACGTGGAGGCGCTGGTCAAGGCGGTACGGGAGGTGGCCCGCCGGTCCGGCGCCCCGGCCCGCCCCGTGGACGGCCAGCACGGCCCCGGCGTCTACGCCACCGCCCCGGCCGCCACCACGATCACGACCCTGCACCCGACCGACTGAGGACCGGGGACGCCGAGCGCGGGTCAGGGGCGCAGGTTGACGATCCAGCCGTAGAGGCCGACGACCCAGAAGGCCAGCGGGACCAGCGCGATGATCAGCATGATCTCCACGATGTCGAGCAGCCGGCCCCAGACCGGGGAGATCCGCTTGCCGGCCACGGTGAGCCCGTAGATCAGGCTCACCACGGCCGCGAGCACCAGGCCGCCGAGGATCAGGCCGAGGCGTACCGCCGTCGAGCCGTTGCCGAACGTGGCGGCGGCGGTCAGGCCGAGCCCGGCCGTGCCGGCGAACAGCACCGGGGTGCGCTGGGCGCGGCCCAGGAACGGCCGGGCCCGCAGCAGCGACAGCAGGGCCAGCACGAGGCAGAGCAGCACCGCCGGCAGGCTGCCGTGCAGCGCGAGCACGACCTGGGCGCCGAGCACCAGCAGCGACACCGTCCAGAGCAGGCCCGTCAGGAACCCGTCGGCCCGCTCGCTGAGCTGGAGGACCTGCCGGCCGTCCACCGACTCGGTGTCGCTCTTCAGGTCGTCGGGGCCGGTCGGGATGGACGGCACCGGCAGCCGGGCCAGCCGGTACGCCGCCATCGGCAGCGCCGGCACCGCGCCGAACGCGACCGCGGCGACGACGGCCGCCGCGGCCGGCGCGTCGGTGTCGAAGGCGAGGCTGACCACTGCGCCGAGGCCGGTGCCCGCGCCGACCGCGACCGCGCCGAAGAAGAGCGGAAGCCGGTCGCCGACGGCCAGCGCGGCCACCGCCGCGCAGAGCACCACCGCCGTGGCGCCGAGGAGCACGTGCGGGGCGCCCAGCCCGGTCAGCGGGCGGTCGCCGGCGAGCAGCAGCAGGCCGCCGACGCCCGCGTACGCCAGGCCGACGACCCCCAGCACCGACCCGGTCGCGCTGTCGGCGGCGGCCCGGGACAGCACGGCCGCGGAGACCACCAGGGCGACCGCGACGACCAGCGCGGCCAGCGCGCCCGGCAGGTGCGGCGGCCCGGTGAACAGCGCCGCCACCGCGCCGGCGCCGAGCGCAGCGGCGGCGAAGAGCACCGCGAAGGAACGGGTGGTGCCGACCTGCCAGGCGCCCGGGCGCTGGTTGGTGGCGGTGGCCACGGCGTCGACCACGTCGTCGAAGACGATCTCCGGCGCGGTGGCCGACCGGGGGTTGAAGTAGAGCACCTCGCCGTCGCGGACGCCGAGCTGCGTGGCGGTCCGGCCGCCGTCCAGCGGCTGGCCGCCCAGCCGGGCCAGGCTCCAGCCGCCGTGCCGCACCCCCTCGTCGGCCAGGTCCTCACCCGCGTAACGGAGCAGGGTCGGCAGCAGGTCGGCGAGCGGTACGTCCGACGGCAGCGCGAGGTCCATCCGGGTACGGGGCGCCACGATGGTGATCCGGCTCAGGCCGCCGGTCGCCGTCTTCGTCGCCACAGTGGCCTCCTCGCGCTCTCTACGATCACCCCTGGCCGGCGGCGCCGACGCACGGGTTCCTGACGCCCACGGGAGATTACCTACGATGGCGGGCACGTACGATGCCCACCCGACGACTCCGGTCGCTCGCCGAACTTCATCAGGGCCGCTTCTGGGGAGGAGACAGCCGT is drawn from Micromonospora sp. NBC_01740 and contains these coding sequences:
- a CDS encoding WXG100 family type VII secretion target — translated: MSEYTQRYQHVSHQQLYDAVMAGQPGQIDGVAAQWTALKGMLDGLSRELSGDLDKLANTWTGSASQEFQRRLTLVTDYADKLGEGMADVSRGLTLMSGELRTARTQAESPAETDDHDQALSGAAKGAVFGVPGIVVGGLLGHQQDKAEQEKAHQRMVNVVAELAAGYDLSAYGRLVPPPPPHPDTPGTTSRDSTPPRSGPGASTPTAAPTTSSLAGKPGGATVAAPDRPSSGPGGGATGTLVPGAVGGGQPGGGVTDGVPGGVPAGTSLAGATALTGTPPTTGPVGLGGTSTASAGGPGLQFGPSGGVLGTGALAASGNAPASAVRSVGGTPVADNRSATGMGRRFDNGARQGGDRAASGTGRAGGARGGAGRPGVLGGTRGTHDDDADGRLTWLTEDDMVWGDGAAAAPPVLGTDS
- the eccB gene encoding type VII secretion protein EccB; the protein is MRTRRDQVQAYRFVTRRIVSALLSGDPETSNLPMRRLGMAVFGSVIAAAVVLGGVGAYGQFTGNTAPLEPNTLVIERETGATYVFVDGQLHPTLNYASARLIINEPAPQVRTMSQASIRDRPRGRTVGIVGAPDALPDRKSLTGLPWSVCDVPDPADPRRSGTRVVIDRPLPGGAPLGDRAVLVEADGQRHLLTGDRRLQVTGGDSALAALRMANAPRLPVGQQLLNAVPAGPVMRQPTIAGEDEASTLTERPAKVGQVFRAAGQHYVLTREGLSAIGEISALLLLRDGGQVTDITPAQAGKLLTDQRAEEAGMPQALPALHPVTAGRTAVCATYRAGADGGPPTTTLEVFDRVPAELAAPGGVPVRQSARDGVRTAEGVLLPGGKGVLVQATPGSGESGTAAPGATVHLISAQGVRYPLGVGAMSALGYEGVAPLAVPASLLALVPTGPTLSRDDALAHFAPGPAPSAPAKPSAGAAKPTGSPGPERSGTPVTPSGQPASDAPASPDGSSASPGADG
- a CDS encoding type VII secretion protein EccE; this encodes MTQVQAPPGRPAPQPSGVAQRPVVPADRRGRGRIGPVAVGQLVVLELCALAVWAALGGQVWLAATVGVLSLAVVGAVFARRGGRWWYEDLLLRRRLRRRREAARSAVAAGGGTDPRLAPLAPELTVTELTDRGTRLGIGQDAQGWFAAVALQGHAGAPAGSVDASVLDRALRVLADFTGPVTRTQVVSHTLVWYPAPGAPPAAHRTVWLALRLSVRDARVETVSRGGGMPGVHRTLSAGVGRLGKALTAAGLAHRPLSRDELRAAVVSAAGLDLAPAPPAETWTGLRGGGWTQRCLVLRPRADAPFGPLVDAVTATSAPSHTLAVVVQPGGRVAPPMLRVAALDDHVEALVKAVREVARRSGAPARPVDGQHGPGVYATAPAATTITTLHPTD
- the eccD gene encoding type VII secretion integral membrane protein EccD, with the protein product MATKTATGGLSRITIVAPRTRMDLALPSDVPLADLLPTLLRYAGEDLADEGVRHGGWSLARLGGQPLDGGRTATQLGVRDGEVLYFNPRSATAPEIVFDDVVDAVATATNQRPGAWQVGTTRSFAVLFAAAALGAGAVAALFTGPPHLPGALAALVVAVALVVSAAVLSRAAADSATGSVLGVVGLAYAGVGGLLLLAGDRPLTGLGAPHVLLGATAVVLCAAVAALAVGDRLPLFFGAVAVGAGTGLGAVVSLAFDTDAPAAAAVVAAVAFGAVPALPMAAYRLARLPVPSIPTGPDDLKSDTESVDGRQVLQLSERADGFLTGLLWTVSLLVLGAQVVLALHGSLPAVLLCLVLALLSLLRARPFLGRAQRTPVLFAGTAGLGLTAAATFGNGSTAVRLGLILGGLVLAAVVSLIYGLTVAGKRISPVWGRLLDIVEIMLIIALVPLAFWVVGLYGWIVNLRP